One stretch of Variovorax sp. TBS-050B DNA includes these proteins:
- a CDS encoding (2Fe-2S)-binding protein — protein MSGAHVLLHIDGRPVQVKAGSSVAAALRVAGGSGVARTSVGGAPRAPFCGMGVCQECRVQIDGQRRLACQTVCAEGMRVETGR, from the coding sequence ATGAGCGGCGCCCACGTCCTGCTGCACATCGACGGCCGCCCGGTGCAGGTGAAGGCCGGCAGCTCGGTCGCGGCCGCGCTGCGGGTGGCGGGTGGCAGCGGCGTGGCGCGCACTTCCGTCGGCGGCGCGCCGCGCGCACCGTTCTGCGGCATGGGCGTGTGCCAGGAATGCCGCGTGCAGATCGACGGCCAGCGCAGGCTCGCCTGCCAGACCGTCTGCGCCGAGGGCATGCGCGTGGAGACCGGCCGATGA
- a CDS encoding FAD-dependent oxidoreductase: MDAEVIVIGAGIVGAACALALAQAGRRVRVLDAQCGGATGAGMGHLVVMDDNPAELALSRHSAAQWRALAPRMGAECAYSACGTLWVAANDEEMAEAERKRERLRAHGIESRLLDAAALGRAEPALRPGLAGALEVPGDGIVYAPNAARWLIAQGGGAIDVTHAKVDAIEDDGTLRLADGRRCTAAQIVLANGIEAATLCPELPIRPKKGHLLITDRYPGTVRHQLVELGYVTSAHHASGESVAFNVQPRPTGQLLVGSSRQFDTTDPAVEAPMLARMLQRAVDYLPGLAQLQAIRAWTGMRAATPDGLPLLGKHPWREKLWLAVGHEGLGVTTAPGSAHLLAALMTGAAADFDAAPYAPRGLLA, from the coding sequence ATGGACGCGGAGGTCATCGTGATCGGCGCCGGCATCGTCGGCGCCGCCTGCGCCCTTGCGCTGGCGCAGGCCGGCCGGCGCGTGCGCGTGCTCGATGCGCAGTGCGGCGGCGCCACCGGCGCGGGCATGGGCCACCTCGTGGTGATGGACGACAACCCCGCCGAACTCGCGCTGAGCCGCCATTCGGCCGCCCAGTGGCGCGCGCTGGCGCCCCGCATGGGCGCGGAATGCGCCTACAGCGCCTGCGGCACGCTCTGGGTGGCCGCGAACGACGAGGAAATGGCCGAGGCCGAACGCAAGCGCGAGCGGCTGCGCGCGCACGGCATCGAGAGCCGCCTGCTCGACGCCGCCGCGCTCGGGCGCGCCGAGCCCGCGCTGCGCCCCGGCCTCGCGGGTGCGCTCGAGGTGCCCGGCGACGGCATCGTCTACGCGCCCAACGCGGCGCGCTGGCTGATCGCGCAGGGCGGCGGTGCGATCGACGTGACGCATGCCAAGGTCGACGCCATCGAGGACGACGGCACGCTGCGCCTCGCCGACGGCCGCCGCTGCACCGCCGCGCAGATCGTGCTCGCCAACGGCATCGAGGCCGCCACGCTCTGCCCCGAACTCCCGATCCGGCCCAAGAAGGGCCATCTGCTGATCACCGACCGCTATCCCGGCACCGTGCGCCACCAGCTGGTGGAGCTCGGCTACGTCACCAGCGCGCACCATGCCAGCGGCGAATCGGTGGCCTTCAACGTGCAGCCGCGGCCCACGGGCCAGTTGCTCGTGGGCTCCTCGCGGCAGTTCGACACCACCGATCCGGCGGTCGAGGCACCGATGCTCGCGCGCATGCTGCAGCGCGCCGTGGACTACCTGCCGGGGCTTGCGCAACTGCAGGCGATCCGCGCCTGGACCGGCATGCGCGCCGCCACGCCTGACGGGCTGCCGCTGCTCGGCAAGCATCCGTGGCGCGAGAAGCTCTGGCTCGCCGTCGGCCACGAGGGGCTCGGCGTGACCACCGCGCCCGGCAGCGCGCACCTGCTCGCCGCGCTGATGACCGGCGCGGCGGCCGATTTCGATGCCGCGCCCTACGCCCCGCGCGGGCTGCTTGCATGA
- a CDS encoding 4-hydroxyproline epimerase, with translation MAGQQQRIQVIDSHTGGEPTRLVIGGFPALGGGSMAERRALLAERHDRWRAATVLEPRGSDVVVGALLCEPVAADAAAGVIFFNNTGYLGMCGHGTIGLVASLAHMGRIGAGEHRIETPVGTVAATLHDDGSVSVRNVPAWRHLHQVAVELPGHGIVRGDVAWGGNWFFLVSAHGQRVASDNLPALTAYTAALRQALAAQGITGAGGAEIDHIELFADDDEGADSRNFVLCPGNAYDRSPCGTGTSAKLACLAADGKLAPGQVWTQASVIGSRFEASYAPGEGGQVIPTLRGRAHISAEATLLIDADDPFGWGIRL, from the coding sequence ATGGCAGGCCAGCAGCAGCGCATCCAGGTCATTGACTCCCACACCGGCGGCGAGCCCACGCGCCTCGTGATCGGCGGCTTTCCCGCGCTCGGCGGCGGCAGCATGGCGGAGCGCCGTGCGCTGCTCGCCGAGCGGCACGACCGCTGGCGCGCGGCCACCGTGCTCGAGCCGCGCGGCAGCGACGTGGTGGTGGGCGCGCTGCTGTGCGAACCCGTGGCCGCCGACGCGGCCGCCGGCGTGATCTTCTTCAACAACACCGGCTACCTTGGCATGTGCGGCCACGGCACCATCGGCCTGGTCGCGAGCCTCGCGCACATGGGCCGCATCGGCGCGGGCGAGCACCGCATCGAGACGCCCGTGGGCACCGTTGCCGCCACGCTGCACGACGACGGCTCGGTCAGCGTGCGCAACGTGCCGGCCTGGCGCCATCTGCACCAGGTGGCGGTCGAGCTGCCGGGCCACGGCATCGTGCGCGGCGACGTGGCCTGGGGCGGCAACTGGTTCTTCCTCGTGAGCGCGCACGGCCAGCGCGTGGCCAGCGACAACCTGCCCGCCCTCACCGCCTACACCGCGGCGCTCCGGCAGGCGCTCGCGGCGCAGGGCATCACGGGGGCCGGCGGCGCGGAGATCGACCACATCGAACTCTTCGCCGACGACGACGAAGGCGCCGACAGCCGCAACTTCGTGCTCTGCCCCGGCAATGCCTACGACCGCTCGCCCTGCGGCACCGGCACCAGCGCCAAGCTCGCCTGCCTCGCGGCCGACGGCAAGCTCGCGCCCGGCCAGGTGTGGACGCAGGCGAGCGTCATCGGCAGCCGCTTCGAGGCCAGCTACGCGCCCGGCGAAGGCGGCCAGGTCATCCCCACGCTGCGCGGCCGCGCGCACATCAGCGCCGAGGCCACGCTGCTGATCGACGCGGACGATCCCTTCGGCTGGGGCATCCGGCTCTGA
- a CDS encoding branched-chain amino acid ABC transporter substrate-binding protein, with protein MKTKARMVPSLRLAALAALVAVAAQAQAQEQVVKIGHSGPLSGPNAFAGKDNENGVRLAIEELNAKKITVGGKTLKFELVSEDDQCDAKTGVAVAQKLVDDGVKYVMGPYCSGVAIPASRIYADGGAMVSTVGTNPKVTQGGYKNLYRIIASDNQIGSSMAVYAANVLKVKKVGVIDDRTAFGQGLAEEFTKEAKKQGLTVVGQEFTTDKAVDFTAILTNMKAKAPEAIFFGGYAPQAAPMARQMKQLAVGGKLLGGDTVCSPATGKLGGDAVNDMVFCAQGGSMLEKAQSGPAFKAKFKKRFNVDADAYAASYYDQLMFIGESMQKANSIDPDKVGAELYKTTYKGVAATYSYDDKGNMKQAPITVFTFKNAAPVPLASY; from the coding sequence ATGAAGACAAAAGCACGCATGGTTCCCTCCCTCCGTCTCGCCGCCCTCGCGGCGCTGGTGGCCGTCGCGGCCCAGGCGCAGGCGCAGGAACAGGTGGTGAAGATCGGCCACAGCGGTCCGCTCTCGGGCCCGAATGCCTTCGCGGGCAAGGACAACGAGAACGGCGTGCGCCTCGCGATCGAGGAGCTCAACGCGAAGAAGATCACCGTCGGCGGCAAGACGCTGAAGTTCGAGCTTGTCTCGGAAGACGACCAGTGCGACGCCAAGACCGGCGTGGCCGTGGCGCAGAAGCTGGTCGACGACGGCGTGAAGTACGTCATGGGCCCGTACTGCTCGGGCGTGGCGATCCCGGCCTCGCGCATCTACGCCGATGGCGGCGCGATGGTCTCCACCGTGGGCACCAACCCCAAGGTGACCCAGGGCGGCTACAAGAACCTCTACCGCATCATCGCGAGCGACAACCAGATCGGCTCCAGCATGGCGGTGTATGCGGCCAACGTGCTCAAGGTCAAGAAGGTGGGCGTGATCGACGACCGCACGGCCTTCGGCCAGGGGCTCGCCGAGGAGTTCACCAAGGAAGCGAAGAAGCAGGGCCTGACCGTGGTCGGCCAGGAGTTCACCACCGACAAGGCGGTGGACTTCACCGCCATCCTCACCAACATGAAGGCCAAGGCGCCCGAGGCGATCTTCTTCGGCGGCTACGCGCCGCAGGCCGCGCCGATGGCGCGCCAGATGAAACAGCTCGCCGTGGGCGGCAAGCTGCTCGGCGGCGACACCGTCTGCAGCCCGGCCACCGGCAAGCTCGGCGGCGATGCGGTCAACGACATGGTGTTCTGCGCCCAGGGCGGCTCGATGCTCGAGAAGGCGCAGAGCGGCCCGGCCTTCAAGGCCAAGTTCAAGAAGCGCTTCAACGTCGATGCCGACGCCTACGCCGCCTCTTACTACGACCAGCTGATGTTCATCGGCGAATCGATGCAGAAGGCCAACTCCATCGATCCCGACAAGGTCGGCGCCGAGCTCTACAAGACCACCTACAAGGGCGTGGCCGCGACCTACAGCTACGACGACAAGGGCAACATGAAGCAGGCGCCGATCACGGTGTTCACCTTCAAGAACGCCGCGCCCGTGCCGCTCGCGAGCTACTGA
- a CDS encoding dihydrodipicolinate synthase family protein yields the protein MSNPRWQGIFPAITTKFHADERIDAEGTARHIDFQIRNGIHGLVTCGSLGEASTLTLEEKLQVAQIALEAADGRIPVLANVSETSTREALRYVEGANKLGVAGFMVMPSVIYVADAREAMQNVRTIAEAAQKPVMVYNNPVAYRVDLKPEHMLELADCEWIAAIKESTGDIRRVTDLRNTVGDRYQLFLGVDDLAYEGLALGCDGLLAGVGCAFPRETVALYDLMKAGRFAEALKLYQWMTPMLHLDVSNKLVQNLKLIDVLVGVGSEHMRRPRLPLVGEERAAVEAIVKKALATRPVQYQSVVS from the coding sequence GTGAGCAATCCCCGCTGGCAAGGCATCTTCCCCGCCATCACCACCAAGTTCCACGCCGACGAGCGCATCGACGCGGAGGGCACCGCCCGCCACATCGACTTCCAGATCCGCAACGGCATCCACGGGCTGGTCACCTGCGGCTCGCTCGGCGAGGCCAGCACGCTCACGCTGGAGGAAAAGCTGCAGGTCGCGCAGATCGCGCTCGAAGCCGCGGACGGCCGCATTCCGGTGCTCGCGAACGTGTCGGAGACCAGCACCCGCGAGGCGCTGCGCTACGTGGAGGGCGCCAACAAGCTCGGCGTGGCGGGCTTCATGGTGATGCCCTCGGTGATCTACGTGGCCGACGCGCGCGAGGCGATGCAGAACGTGCGCACCATCGCGGAGGCTGCGCAGAAGCCGGTCATGGTCTACAACAACCCGGTGGCCTACCGCGTGGACCTGAAGCCCGAGCACATGCTCGAACTCGCCGACTGCGAATGGATCGCCGCGATCAAGGAAAGCACCGGCGACATCCGCCGCGTGACCGACCTGCGCAACACCGTGGGCGACCGCTACCAGCTCTTCCTTGGCGTGGACGACCTCGCCTACGAGGGCCTCGCGCTCGGCTGCGACGGCCTGCTCGCGGGCGTGGGCTGCGCCTTCCCGCGCGAGACCGTGGCGCTCTACGACCTGATGAAGGCCGGCCGGTTCGCCGAGGCGCTGAAGCTCTACCAGTGGATGACGCCGATGCTGCACCTCGACGTGTCGAACAAGCTGGTGCAGAACCTCAAGCTGATCGACGTGCTGGTGGGCGTGGGCAGCGAGCACATGCGCCGTCCGCGGCTGCCGCTGGTGGGCGAGGAGCGCGCCGCGGTCGAGGCCATCGTGAAGAAGGCGCTCGCCACGCGGCCTGTGCAGTACCAGTCGGTTGTGTCATAA
- a CDS encoding tripartite tricarboxylate transporter substrate-binding protein, whose product MTSSLLFTRRSLAAAAAALALGGLGPAAHAQQRVLHIVVPFGTGAVQDTVARAFNSELGAALNASAVVENRAGAGGTVGAAAVAKAPADGNTLILAAASHNIAGFLYSKLSYDPLKDFVGVAYIGNAGYVLAVASGLNVSTTADFIKEVKANPGKYNYASAGNGSATHLAMASFLAKAGLQMTHIPTKSTGEAVNEVLAGRVQAVISSSIGVMGFQTDPRMKLLASTGEKRSPFLPNLSTVAESGLPGYAFDSWIGLLAPAGTPRAEVERLNAAANKVLAEPAIQERFRRLGVEPRTQTADEFQKLLRADWEAMGAVVKASGAKID is encoded by the coding sequence ATGACTTCCTCGCTCCTGTTCACCCGACGTTCGCTGGCTGCCGCGGCAGCCGCGCTGGCCCTCGGCGGCCTCGGCCCCGCGGCCCATGCGCAGCAGCGCGTGCTCCATATCGTGGTGCCCTTCGGCACCGGTGCGGTGCAGGACACCGTGGCGCGCGCCTTCAACAGCGAGCTGGGCGCGGCGCTCAATGCGAGCGCCGTGGTCGAGAACCGCGCGGGCGCGGGCGGCACCGTGGGCGCGGCCGCGGTGGCCAAGGCGCCGGCCGACGGCAACACGCTGATCCTCGCGGCGGCGAGCCACAACATCGCGGGCTTTCTCTACAGCAAGCTGTCGTACGACCCGCTGAAGGACTTCGTCGGCGTGGCCTACATCGGCAACGCGGGCTACGTGCTCGCGGTGGCGAGCGGCCTGAACGTCTCGACCACGGCCGACTTCATCAAGGAGGTCAAGGCCAACCCCGGCAAGTACAACTACGCCTCGGCCGGCAACGGCAGCGCGACGCATCTCGCGATGGCCTCCTTCCTCGCCAAGGCCGGGCTGCAGATGACGCACATCCCGACCAAGTCCACCGGCGAAGCGGTCAACGAGGTGCTCGCGGGCCGGGTGCAGGCGGTGATCTCTTCGAGCATCGGCGTCATGGGCTTCCAGACCGACCCGCGCATGAAGCTGCTCGCCTCCACCGGCGAGAAGCGCAGCCCCTTCCTGCCGAACCTGTCCACCGTGGCCGAAAGCGGCCTGCCGGGCTATGCCTTCGATTCGTGGATCGGCCTGCTCGCGCCGGCCGGCACGCCCAGGGCCGAGGTCGAGCGGCTCAACGCCGCCGCCAACAAGGTGCTCGCCGAGCCCGCGATCCAGGAGCGCTTCAGGCGCCTGGGCGTGGAGCCGCGCACCCAGACGGCCGACGAGTTCCAGAAGCTGCTGCGTGCGGACTGGGAGGCGATGGGCGCGGTGGTGAAGGCCTCGGGCGCAAAGATCGATTGA
- a CDS encoding M20 aminoacylase family protein, with protein MNIVDSFLASAARFVEIRRDIHAHPELGFEEHRTSDKVAALLTEWGIEVHRGIAGTGLVGVLRKGTGTRTIGLRADMDALPLHEANAFAHRSTHAGRMHACGHDGHTTMLLAAAWHLSQQGPDDFDGTVHFIFQPAEEMGKAGAKKMIDEGLFERFPCNAVFALHNFPVGEVGRFALNEGALMASSNTYRITLHGRGTHASMPHTGIDPVAAVVTLAQQLQTIVPRTIPSTERALLAVTQLQGADAPNVIPDQASVGGTIRTFSIEAIDKIEARLREVAAGVAAAHGCTAEVFFKRSSPPVVNHAAEARFAAGVMREVVGDDMVTDDFPAVMGAEDFAHMLLARPGCYAFLGNGDGDHRLEGHGPGPCIIHNTSFDFNDEIIPIGASYFVKLVQRWLPAGT; from the coding sequence ATGAACATCGTCGATTCCTTCCTTGCCAGCGCCGCCCGCTTCGTCGAGATCCGGCGCGACATCCACGCCCATCCCGAACTCGGCTTCGAGGAGCACCGCACTTCCGACAAGGTCGCGGCGCTGCTGACCGAATGGGGCATCGAAGTGCACCGCGGCATCGCGGGCACCGGGCTCGTCGGCGTGCTGCGCAAGGGAACGGGCACGCGCACCATCGGGCTGCGCGCCGACATGGACGCACTGCCGCTGCACGAGGCCAACGCGTTCGCCCACAGGTCCACGCACGCCGGCCGCATGCACGCCTGCGGCCACGACGGCCACACGACGATGCTGCTGGCCGCGGCCTGGCATCTCTCGCAGCAGGGGCCGGACGACTTCGACGGCACGGTGCATTTCATCTTCCAGCCGGCCGAGGAGATGGGCAAGGCCGGCGCGAAGAAGATGATCGACGAGGGCCTGTTCGAGCGCTTCCCCTGCAACGCGGTGTTCGCGCTGCACAACTTCCCCGTCGGCGAGGTCGGCCGCTTCGCGCTCAACGAAGGCGCGCTGATGGCGTCGAGCAACACCTACCGCATCACGCTGCACGGACGCGGCACGCACGCCTCGATGCCGCACACCGGCATCGACCCGGTGGCCGCGGTGGTCACGCTCGCGCAGCAGCTGCAGACCATCGTGCCGCGCACCATCCCGAGCACCGAGCGCGCGCTGCTCGCGGTCACGCAGTTGCAGGGCGCGGATGCGCCGAACGTGATCCCCGACCAGGCCTCGGTCGGCGGCACGATCCGCACCTTCTCGATCGAGGCCATCGACAAGATCGAGGCGCGGCTGCGCGAGGTGGCCGCCGGCGTGGCTGCGGCGCACGGCTGCACGGCCGAGGTGTTCTTCAAGCGCTCGTCGCCGCCCGTGGTCAACCATGCGGCCGAGGCGCGCTTCGCGGCAGGCGTGATGCGCGAGGTAGTGGGCGACGACATGGTCACCGACGACTTCCCCGCGGTGATGGGCGCGGAGGACTTCGCGCACATGCTGCTCGCACGGCCGGGCTGCTACGCCTTCCTCGGCAACGGCGACGGCGACCACCGGCTCGAAGGCCACGGGCCCGGCCCTTGCATCATCCACAACACCTCGTTCGACTTCAACGACGAGATCATCCCGATCGGCGCCAGCTACTTCGTGAAGCTGGTGCAGCGCTGGCTGCCGGCGGGCACCTGA
- a CDS encoding peptidylprolyl isomerase: MKITKDTVVTIKYKVADAQGKLIEASPEPMAYLHGGYENTLPKIEEALEGKEKGFQTTLDLAPEDAFGQRDESLVRTIPKSEFPPGVKVGGQLQGRLDDGREHLFTVMKIKGPVVMLDGNHPWAGKALKFSLTVTDVRAAQPVEIEHRHVHGAHGHHH, translated from the coding sequence ATGAAAATCACCAAAGACACCGTCGTCACCATCAAGTACAAGGTGGCCGACGCCCAGGGCAAGCTCATCGAGGCGAGCCCCGAGCCCATGGCTTACCTGCATGGCGGCTACGAGAACACGCTGCCGAAGATCGAGGAAGCGCTCGAAGGCAAGGAGAAGGGCTTCCAGACCACGCTGGACCTCGCGCCCGAGGACGCCTTCGGCCAGCGCGACGAGTCGCTGGTGCGCACCATTCCCAAGTCCGAGTTCCCGCCCGGCGTGAAGGTGGGCGGCCAGCTGCAGGGCCGCCTCGACGACGGCCGCGAGCACCTGTTCACCGTGATGAAGATCAAGGGCCCCGTCGTGATGCTCGACGGCAACCACCCCTGGGCCGGCAAGGCGCTGAAGTTCAGCCTCACGGTGACCGACGTGCGCGCGGCGCAGCCGGTGGAGATCGAGCACCGGCATGTGCATGGGGCGCACGGGCACCACCACTGA
- a CDS encoding CYTH and CHAD domain-containing protein: protein MEIEFKFCIPPERLKPLEAALRRGKVARTRLQARYFDTADQRLAAEGIVLRLRKEGPRWVQTAKATGDNALHRLEHNVDLGSAAGAAAPAIDPARHRGTPVGDRLAAALGDAPLVERQSTDIVRLTRSVRTTGAGAAVVEMALDVGKVVVHAGTPEARESPVCELELELQRGDVQGLVVLAQRWSQQHGLWFSTVSKAERGARLLAGTGSVPAVKAEAPRFGDDRKRIDIGGRAIQQAVVASCLDQILPNASEIAAGSTDEEQVHQLRIGIRRLRTALRELVALDAEDGAFDVATWEPPLVAAFLALGAVRDREQVAQLAEAQWREAGDAAPPALPLDAASGSANAAGPAPAEVVRAPGFQSVLVSLIGFTAAAPSAAGDAGLAPADARRLLRQRLKHLHQQAVRDGRRFESLSTAHQHRARKRLKRLRYLAEFVAPLFDADAAGRYIERLRPAQDALGAFNDEAVALALYREAAERDPHAWFAVGWFSARRAAGARACRKALARIEDAPRFWKRR from the coding sequence ATGGAAATCGAGTTCAAGTTCTGCATTCCGCCCGAGCGCCTGAAGCCGCTGGAGGCGGCCCTGCGCCGCGGCAAGGTGGCGCGCACGCGGCTGCAGGCGCGCTATTTCGACACGGCCGACCAGCGGCTCGCGGCCGAGGGCATCGTGCTGCGGCTGCGCAAGGAAGGGCCGCGCTGGGTCCAGACCGCCAAGGCCACGGGCGACAACGCGCTGCACCGGCTCGAGCACAACGTGGACCTCGGCAGCGCCGCGGGTGCGGCCGCGCCCGCGATCGACCCGGCGCGCCACCGCGGCACGCCCGTCGGCGACCGGCTGGCCGCGGCGCTGGGCGACGCGCCGCTCGTCGAGCGGCAGTCCACCGACATCGTGCGGCTCACGCGGAGCGTTCGCACCACCGGCGCGGGCGCCGCCGTGGTGGAGATGGCGCTCGACGTCGGCAAGGTCGTCGTCCATGCGGGCACGCCCGAGGCGCGCGAGTCGCCCGTGTGCGAACTCGAGCTCGAACTGCAGCGCGGCGACGTGCAGGGCCTTGTCGTGCTGGCGCAGCGCTGGTCGCAGCAGCATGGGCTCTGGTTCAGCACCGTCTCGAAGGCCGAGCGCGGCGCGCGGCTGCTCGCCGGCACCGGCAGCGTGCCGGCCGTCAAGGCCGAGGCGCCGCGCTTCGGCGACGACCGGAAGCGCATCGACATCGGCGGCCGCGCGATCCAGCAGGCCGTGGTCGCGTCGTGCCTCGATCAGATCCTGCCCAACGCCAGCGAGATCGCGGCCGGCAGCACCGACGAGGAACAGGTCCACCAATTGCGCATCGGCATCCGGCGGCTGCGCACCGCCTTGCGCGAACTGGTGGCGCTGGATGCCGAAGACGGTGCTTTCGATGTCGCCACATGGGAGCCACCGCTGGTCGCGGCCTTTCTTGCGCTGGGTGCGGTGCGCGACCGTGAACAGGTGGCGCAGCTCGCCGAGGCGCAGTGGCGCGAGGCGGGCGATGCGGCCCCGCCGGCGCTGCCGCTCGACGCCGCCTCGGGCAGTGCCAATGCGGCCGGGCCCGCGCCCGCCGAGGTGGTGCGCGCGCCGGGCTTCCAGTCCGTGCTGGTCTCGCTGATCGGCTTCACCGCCGCGGCACCGTCAGCCGCGGGCGATGCCGGGCTGGCCCCTGCCGATGCGCGCCGGCTGCTGCGCCAGCGCCTGAAGCATCTTCACCAGCAGGCGGTGCGCGACGGCCGGCGCTTCGAATCGCTCTCGACCGCGCACCAGCACCGCGCGCGCAAGCGGCTCAAGCGGCTGCGCTACCTGGCCGAATTCGTCGCGCCGCTCTTCGATGCCGACGCGGCCGGCCGCTACATCGAGCGGCTGCGGCCCGCGCAGGACGCGCTCGGCGCCTTCAACGACGAGGCCGTGGCGCTCGCGCTCTACCGCGAGGCCGCCGAACGCGATCCGCACGCATGGTTCGCGGTCGGCTGGTTCAGTGCGCGCCGCGCCGCGGGCGCCAGGGCTTGCCGCAAGGCGCTGGCAAGGATCGAGGACGCGCCGCGGTTCTGGAAGCGGCGCTAG
- a CDS encoding VOC family protein encodes MANKQIFVNLAVKDLEKSKAFFAALGYTFNPQFTDANAACMVIHEGSIHAMLLVEEFFKTFTSKSLADTSQSTEVLLCLSCDSRAEVDEMVAKAVAAGGTAPRPPQDYGFMYGHGFQDIDGHLWELMYMDPNAEVPHQNAA; translated from the coding sequence ATGGCCAACAAGCAAATCTTCGTGAACCTCGCCGTCAAGGACCTCGAGAAGTCCAAGGCTTTCTTCGCCGCGCTCGGCTACACCTTCAACCCGCAGTTCACGGATGCGAACGCCGCCTGCATGGTGATCCACGAAGGCAGCATCCACGCGATGCTGCTGGTCGAGGAGTTCTTCAAGACCTTCACGAGCAAGAGCCTGGCCGACACCAGCCAGAGTACCGAAGTGCTGCTGTGCCTCTCGTGCGACAGCCGCGCCGAGGTCGACGAGATGGTGGCCAAGGCGGTGGCCGCAGGCGGCACGGCGCCGCGTCCGCCGCAGGACTACGGCTTCATGTACGGCCATGGCTTCCAGGACATCGACGGCCACCTGTGGGAGCTGATGTACATGGACCCGAACGCCGAGGTGCCGCACCAGAACGCCGCCTGA
- a CDS encoding pirin family protein, translating to MSDPRSSPIVQIKPLGFPWPTIDPFLFCVYHDDAYPKGNAQMGPEAPLAGRQIGQDFSRKDGWSMYHGETVPGFPAHPHRGFETVTIVRKGLVDHSDSLGATARFGGGDVQWLTAGKGISHSEMFPLLDAGAANPLELFQIWLNLPASHKMAEPHFTMFWSQAIPRLASDDPAGGRTEVSVIAGRLGGAAAGGGAVEPLAPPPDSWASQADADLAIWTLKMTPGARWTLPPAAGKGTRRMLYFFKGAAVQVAGERVQMPAAVELRADAAVELVNGVEGTSEFLVLQGRPIGEPVAQYGPFVMNTQAEISQALDDYRRTQFGGWPWPDAAPVHARGAGRFARHPDGREEVPGA from the coding sequence ATGTCCGACCCTCGCAGCAGCCCCATCGTGCAGATCAAGCCCCTCGGCTTTCCGTGGCCGACGATCGATCCCTTCCTGTTCTGCGTCTATCACGACGATGCCTATCCGAAGGGCAACGCGCAGATGGGACCCGAGGCGCCGCTGGCCGGGCGGCAGATCGGACAGGATTTCAGCCGCAAGGACGGCTGGAGCATGTACCACGGCGAGACCGTGCCGGGCTTTCCCGCGCATCCGCACCGCGGCTTCGAGACGGTGACGATCGTGCGCAAGGGACTGGTCGACCATTCCGACTCGCTGGGCGCCACCGCGCGCTTCGGCGGCGGCGACGTGCAGTGGCTCACGGCTGGCAAGGGCATCTCGCACAGCGAGATGTTCCCGCTGCTCGACGCCGGGGCGGCCAACCCGCTCGAGCTGTTCCAGATCTGGCTCAACCTGCCGGCCAGCCACAAGATGGCCGAGCCGCATTTCACGATGTTCTGGTCGCAGGCCATTCCACGCCTCGCGTCCGACGATCCGGCGGGCGGGCGCACCGAGGTCTCGGTGATCGCGGGCCGGCTCGGCGGCGCGGCCGCTGGCGGCGGCGCGGTCGAGCCGCTCGCGCCGCCGCCCGATTCATGGGCCTCGCAGGCCGATGCCGACCTGGCGATCTGGACCCTGAAGATGACGCCCGGCGCCCGCTGGACGCTGCCGCCCGCCGCGGGCAAAGGCACGCGGCGCATGCTGTACTTCTTCAAGGGTGCGGCGGTGCAGGTCGCCGGCGAGCGCGTGCAGATGCCGGCGGCGGTGGAGCTGCGTGCCGATGCCGCGGTGGAGCTGGTCAACGGCGTCGAGGGAACCAGCGAATTCCTCGTGCTGCAGGGCCGGCCGATCGGCGAGCCGGTGGCGCAGTACGGGCCGTTCGTGATGAACACGCAGGCCGAGATCAGCCAGGCGCTGGACGACTACCGGCGCACGCAGTTCGGCGGCTGGCCCTGGCCCGATGCGGCGCCGGTGCACGCCCGCGGCGCCGGGCGCTTCGCGCGGCATCCGGACGGGCGCGAGGAAGTGCCGGGCGCCTGA
- a CDS encoding YciI family protein yields the protein MYIVSLTYIRPLEEVDALMDPHMAWLKKHYASGLFVASGRQVPRKGGVILARSGDREALEAALARDPFVQGGVARLDVTEFVPSMTALGVEVLRTF from the coding sequence ATGTACATCGTCAGCCTCACCTACATCCGCCCGCTCGAAGAAGTGGATGCGTTGATGGACCCGCACATGGCCTGGCTCAAGAAGCATTACGCGAGCGGGCTGTTCGTGGCCTCGGGCCGGCAGGTGCCGCGCAAGGGCGGCGTGATCCTCGCGCGCTCGGGCGACCGCGAGGCGCTCGAGGCGGCACTGGCGCGCGACCCCTTCGTGCAGGGCGGCGTCGCGCGGCTCGACGTGACCGAGTTCGTGCCGAGCATGACGGCGCTCGGCGTCGAAGTCCTCCGGACCTTCTGA